One window of the Marinilactibacillus sp. Marseille-P9653 genome contains the following:
- a CDS encoding PTS transporter subunit IIC produces the protein MKQYIKNNVLKVSSGVANAIFVTIGIGFLFGTLGDMFNLPILVTIGSFTRVLLAPALGAGIAFNMQANSLTLFSAMAASTIGGGALTATDAGFTIVGGDPIGALIAGVIATWIGKKLTGTSPLDMMSIPTLSLLGGGIAGMGLAQVIQPILLAVSETVSGAVAGSPVIGSSVMAVLFGLFLMSPLSSAALSIALALSPMASGAMLIGTTAQYFVFSILSMKENNLGGYIAQGLCTPKVQLPNIIKNPKILIGPTIASAICGPIATVLFGFETIPEMGGVGFAAGVAPLWVINNSGLQVFGVYLLCGAILPIVITLFVNKLLYSASAIKVGDMALEVS, from the coding sequence ATGAAACAGTATATAAAGAATAACGTATTAAAGGTATCATCGGGAGTTGCGAATGCTATTTTTGTAACAATAGGAATCGGCTTTTTATTTGGAACGTTAGGAGATATGTTTAATTTACCTATTCTAGTGACTATAGGAAGTTTTACGCGCGTACTTCTTGCACCGGCTTTGGGTGCAGGGATTGCCTTTAATATGCAAGCTAATAGTTTAACACTATTTTCGGCAATGGCTGCTTCAACCATTGGTGGTGGAGCGCTGACAGCTACAGATGCCGGGTTCACGATTGTAGGGGGAGATCCAATCGGTGCATTGATTGCCGGGGTTATCGCAACTTGGATCGGTAAAAAATTAACAGGTACTTCCCCACTAGATATGATGTCTATACCGACGTTGTCTTTACTAGGTGGAGGTATAGCGGGAATGGGTCTCGCTCAGGTCATCCAACCCATATTACTAGCCGTTAGTGAAACCGTGTCAGGGGCAGTAGCTGGAAGTCCGGTGATTGGCTCATCTGTAATGGCTGTCTTATTCGGTCTATTCCTAATGTCACCACTATCTTCAGCAGCCTTGTCCATCGCACTGGCACTTAGCCCGATGGCAAGTGGGGCTATGCTGATTGGAACTACTGCACAATACTTTGTGTTCTCGATTCTTTCAATGAAAGAGAATAACTTAGGTGGTTACATTGCTCAAGGCTTGTGTACACCAAAGGTACAACTACCAAATATCATTAAGAATCCTAAAATACTAATTGGACCAACGATTGCTTCTGCTATATGTGGACCCATTGCAACAGTGCTTTTTGGATTTGAAACCATTCCAGAAATGGGGGGTGTTGGTTTTGCCGCCGGCGTAGCACCACTATGGGTAATCAACAATTCAGGTCTGCAAGTATTTGGTGTATACTTGTTATGTGGAGCCATTCTGCCTATCGTGATTACGCTGTTCGTGAATAAATTATTGTATTCTGCATCAGCTATAAAGGTTGGAGATATGGCACTAGAAGTTAGTTAA